The segment GCTTTGCAACTTCAAAATACAtataagtttttgtttgtttcactGTTAAACCTTAGACGAAAATGTTGTGGCCTTACTCTGAGGTGTCTTAGTGTCCTGAAGAGAGATTACAGTTTCAAAAGCACCAATAAGAGCTTTCACTTTGGTCTTCCTCACCTTTGTCAACTTATTCATTGTCTCCTCGATCACATTGTTGAACAGTgtcatcattttcttcttcccttCTACCTTTTGATGCCTTAGAACAACTTTCTCACGTTTGCTTCCTTCACAAGAATCACTTCTTGCCTCGATACctttcagcttcttcttcttcccttcgGTCTGAGGTTTCAGTTCCTGCACAACCTTCTTTCTGAACTTGATCCATTTAGGAGAAGAGTCCTCAGGTTTTGGTTCAAGAGTCTTGCCTTTCTTGAAACTCAGCTGGTTAGATGGATTCACCTTTACACCTGACATCCTCTTAggccttgtcttcttctcagGGGTTTGATCTGCCTCAACCTCTGCATCACCACTTTGCTTCTCATTCTGAACACCTTTGACGCTAGCTTCAACAACACACACAGTCTTCTCTTTTACATCTTCACCGCTAATTGTCTGAGTCTTTGCCTTCTCCTTGTTCTTCACACTCTTTGGAGCAGAAACCTTAGAACTTTCAGCGTCACTGATTCTTGAAACCTTCTTTACAGCAGAATCTGAACCAGTTAGAGTACTCTTGGTTCCTTTGTTCTTCTTAGCTTTATCATTGTTTTTAACGCTTGAACCATCAGCAGATGTCGCCATCTCACCATCTCTCTTTGCAGCCACAGAGCTCTCTGGTTTGGCCACACTTGCCAACGGCTTCCTTCTCAGACCTGAAGTCTCAACTTTTACAGTACTCTCCGAGGCTTCAGCACTCTTTCTCCTCAACACCTTCCATGGTTTCACCGCATCATCATGTTGATCACACCTCTTGCCATGTGTCCCATGTTTACAGTGATCATGAATTGAGCTCACATGATGATCACCGCGATAACGGGACTTAACCTGCGGTTTACCTGCTCGTGTAGCTCCAGTTGAGTGTCCACTCGAGTTCGCACGTGGTGGCTTAGACACAGGCACTTCATTTGTCTCTGATATACACTCTTCTTGACCCTTGGATGCCACAGATATAACAACATCTTCAACAGGTCCCACGTCCTTTACAACTACAGTTTCCACAGAACCTTCTTCAGACATCTCTGGAAGGGAACAGTTCTCTATCTCTTTGACCTCCGAAGTATTATTGTCGTCAGCCATTGCAACCCAACAAAACCTGTAGAGGATACAAGAGTCAGTGCATAACCAAAAACATCCAATCCAAGCAAGTTCAAGGTTTATAAACAAACCAATATCCAGAAGAGTGATTAGTTATGAACAGAtcacattaaaataatttttctttctgtACTCAAGTTAACATATTCTGATCATTTGACATCATAGAGAACAAATCAAAGGAAAATTTAAACATTCTTTTTCATTTcgacatttttatttaaatgtaagGAATCAACATCCAGTGAAGGAAACATGTTGACTTTCAAGAGTGTTAGTCAAAACATGTGTGTGATGCACGTCGTCAACAGATCATCAATGACATCAATACCTAAAAGACAAAACTGTAATCTGATCGTGACACAATTCAAACGGGAAATCTACACGCTTTAAACAGTTCCAACAGTTTTCAAACTCAAACCTAACCAAAACGCAAAACACAGAGAAATCAAGGATTCAGAGAACGATACCTTTAGATTGCTGCTCAAGAAATGAAAACCTAATTCTCAGAGAATTACAAacagaagaagataaagaaaataatcaacaaaagaagagaagaaaacaaatatataaacaa is part of the Raphanus sativus cultivar WK10039 chromosome 5, ASM80110v3, whole genome shotgun sequence genome and harbors:
- the LOC108809555 gene encoding uncharacterized protein LOC108809555, which codes for MADDNNTSEVKEIENCSLPEMSEEGSVETVVVKDVGPVEDVVISVASKGQEECISETNEVPVSKPPRANSSGHSTGATRAGKPQVKSRYRGDHHVSSIHDHCKHGTHGKRCDQHDDAVKPWKVLRRKSAEASESTVKVETSGLRRKPLASVAKPESSVAAKRDGEMATSADGSSVKNNDKAKKNKGTKSTLTGSDSAVKKVSRISDAESSKVSAPKSVKNKEKAKTQTISGEDVKEKTVCVVEASVKGVQNEKQSGDAEVEADQTPEKKTRPKRMSGVKVNPSNQLSFKKGKTLEPKPEDSSPKWIKFRKKVVQELKPQTEGKKKKLKGIEARSDSCEGSKREKVVLRHQKVEGKKKMMTLFNNVIEETMNKLTKVRKTKVKALIGAFETVISLQDTKTPQSKATTFSSKV